Proteins encoded in a region of the Dehalococcoidales bacterium genome:
- a CDS encoding 2-oxoacid:ferredoxin oxidoreductase subunit beta: MVKIADYEGLPSAWCPGCGNFGILNAVKKALVELDLEPDQVLMVSGIGQAGKLPHYTRCNIFNSLHGRPVPPAIGARIANPELTVIAVSGDGDGYGEGGNHFVHAMRRNHDITYLIHNNQVYGLTKGQASPTSDLGFVTRTTPYGAARPVNPMTLAIATGATFVSRSFAGDIKHLTTMIKAGITHKGFALIDILQPCVSFNHKNTFGWYRERVYKLEEEPGYDPTNKMEAFNKAQEWDGRIPIGIFYQQELPTFEEQIPALAKGPLVKQKIEPGRVQPLLDEFI; this comes from the coding sequence TTGGTAAAGATAGCTGATTATGAAGGGTTGCCCAGTGCCTGGTGCCCCGGCTGCGGCAACTTCGGTATCCTGAACGCGGTCAAGAAAGCACTGGTCGAGCTTGATCTCGAGCCAGACCAGGTGCTGATGGTCTCCGGCATCGGGCAGGCCGGTAAGTTGCCCCACTACACCCGGTGCAACATCTTTAATTCACTCCACGGCCGGCCGGTGCCCCCGGCTATCGGCGCCAGGATAGCCAATCCCGAACTGACCGTTATTGCCGTCAGCGGTGATGGGGACGGCTACGGGGAGGGAGGCAACCACTTTGTTCACGCCATGCGCCGTAACCACGACATTACCTACCTGATACATAATAACCAGGTCTACGGCCTGACCAAGGGACAGGCATCCCCGACCAGCGACCTGGGTTTTGTCACCAGGACGACTCCTTACGGGGCCGCCCGGCCGGTAAACCCGATGACCCTGGCAATAGCCACCGGTGCCACCTTTGTCAGCCGGAGTTTTGCCGGGGATATCAAGCACCTTACCACCATGATTAAAGCCGGCATCACCCACAAAGGGTTTGCCCTGATTGATATTCTGCAACCCTGCGTCTCGTTCAACCACAAGAATACCTTCGGCTGGTACCGGGAGCGGGTCTACAAGCTGGAAGAAGAACCCGGCTATGACCCGACCAATAAGATGGAGGCATTCAACAAAGCCCAGGAATGGGACGGGCGGATACCAATCGGCATATTCTACCAGCAAGAGCTGCCTACCTTCGAGGAGCAGATACCCGCCCTGGCTAAAGGGCCGCTGGTAAAACAGAAGATTGAACCTGGCAGGGTACAGCCGTTACTTGATGAATTCATCTAG